The proteins below come from a single Vitis vinifera cultivar Pinot Noir 40024 chromosome 9, ASM3070453v1 genomic window:
- the HP2 gene encoding histidine-containing phosphotransfer protein 4, with amino-acid sequence MERTQQHRQVAHMRQSLFDQGLLDEQFVQLEELQDDANPNFVEEVVTLFYRDSARLVLNIDQALDKTPLDFSKLDSYMHQFKGSASSIGAKKVKGECTLFREYCKAGNGEGCMKTFQQLKKDYAVLRKKLETYFQLARQVGPVETACRRK; translated from the exons ATGGAAAGAACTCAACAGCATAGACAAGTTGCCCACATGAGGCAGTCCCTCTTTGATCag GGACTTCTTGATGAGCAATTCGTTCAGCTGGAGGAACTGCAGGATGATGCTAACCCTAATTTTGTAGAAGAAGTTGTTACATTGTTTTACCGGGATTCAGCTCGACTCGTCCTTAACATAGACCAGGCACT GGACAAGACCCCTCTTGATTTTTCTAAGTTGGACAGCTACATGCACCAGTTCAAAGGAAGTGCTTCaag CATTGGAGCCAAAAAGGTAAAGGGTGAATGCACACTGTTTAGAGAATATTGCAAGGCAGGAAATGGAGAAGG ATGTATGAAGACCTTCCAACAGCTGAAGAAAGATTATGCAGTTCTGAGAAAGAAGCTTGAAACCTATTTTCAG TTGGCAAGACAAGTGGGGCCCGTCGAGACCGCGTGTCGGCGCAAGTGA
- the LOC100254912 gene encoding protein PAF1 homolog, which translates to MASYRPFPPQSSFPPPPNQNPVPQQPPPQPHPPQQRGNQYPQNWGYPNSNYHHGGYGSSASSSQHYGGPSRTQHPPPPPHQQQQYPYPPPPLDSTYPPPPPPPASMPQPPQGPMYYPSSQYSQFSHQPMQPPPPPPPSSPPPSSLIPPPPPPASPPPPPSSVPPQGQNKEPAPDGGSHGRDKGAPKDLRGAGRREPGHSNQGPSGKQQKPPVPPAPVKKSNGPPGRVETEEERRLRKKREFEKQRQEEKQKHQLKESQNTVLQKTQMLSSGKGHGSVVGGSRMGERRTTPFLSGDRIENRLRKPTTFLCKLKFRNELPDPTAQPKLMALKTDKDRFTKYTITSLEKMHKPQLFVEPDLGIPLDLLDLSVYNPPSVRRPLDPEDEELLRDDESVTPVKKEGIKKKERPTDKGVSWLVKTQYISPLSTESTKQSLTEKQAKELRETKGGRNILENFNSRERKIQNIEAAFAASKITPVHSTNKSLKPVEILPLLPDFARYDDSFVVASFDSAPTADSEIYSKLDKTVRDSHESQAILKSYMATGSDPSKPEKFLAYMAPSPDELSKDIYDENEDTSYSWVREYHWDVRGDDADDPTTYLVSFNKTDARYLPLPTKLLLRKKRAKEGRSSDEVEHFPVPSKVTVRQRPNVAAIELKDEEVYSSSKRGVSSSKRGVDMEDGLGRSYKGVQDQHMDQSSGAEDEMSD; encoded by the exons ATGGCGTCCTATAGGCCATTCCCGCCACAGTCATCGTTCCCTCCCCCACCCAATCAGAACCCTGTTCCACAACAACCACCCCCACAACCACATCCACCACAACAGCGTGGAAATCAGTATCCTCAGAATTGGGGTTATCCAAATTCCAATTATCACCATGGAGGGTACGGATCGTCTGCCTCGTCTTCCCAGCATTACGGTGGTCCTTCAAGAACTCAGCATCCTCCTCCACCCCCTCATCAGCAACAGCAGTACCCATACCCTCCTCCACCACTTGACTCGACTtacccaccaccaccaccaccaccagctTCAATGCCACAGCCCCCACAAGGTCCTATGTATTACCCTTCTTCTCAGTACTCTCAATTTAGTCATCAGCCAATGCAGCCACCGCCGCCACCACCTCCTTCATCCCCACCTCCAAGTTCTTTGATACCTCCCCCACCACCCCCTGCATCTCCTCCACCACCTCCTTCTTCAGTTCCTCCACAAGGTCAAAATAAGGAACCTGCTCCAGATGGAGGATCCCATGGACGGGATAAGGGGGCACCTAAGGATTTAAGGGGTGCTGGGAGGCGTGAACCAGGGCATTCAAATCAAGGACCATCTGGAAAACAGCAGAAGCCCCCAGTTCCACCTGCGCCAGTAAAGAAATCAAATGGGCCTCCTGGTAGGGTTGAAACGGAGGAAGAAAGGAGGTTGAGGAAGAAGAGGGAGTTTGAGAAGCAGAGGCAAGAAGAGAAGCAAAAGCATCAGTTGAAGGAATCCCAAAACACAGTGTTGCAGAAGACCCAGATGTTGTCTTCTGGGAAAGGGCATGGGTCAGTGGTGGGGGGGTCGCGGATGGGAGAGAGGAGGACTACTCCATTTTTAAGTGGTGATAGAATTGAAAATCGGCTGAGGAAGCCAACTACGTTTTTGTGCAAGTTGAA ATTTCGAAATGAGCTACCAGATCCTACAGCACAACCTAAGCTCATGGCTTTGAAGACAGATAAAGATCG ATTCACAAAATACACAATCACCTCATTGGAGAAAATGCACAAACCCCAACTGTTTGTGGAGCCTGATCTTGGGATACCACTTGACTTGCTTGACCTCAGTGTATACAA TCCTCCCAGTGTAAGACGGCCACTTGATCCAGAAGATGAGGAATTGTTGCGTGACGATGAGTCAGTAACCCCTGTAAAGAAGGAGGGCATCAAGAAAAAAGAACGGCCTACTGATAAAGGTGTTTCTTGGTTGGTTAAGACACAGTATATTTCTCCTCTTAGCACAGAATCAACAAAGCAG TCTCTCACTGAAAAACAAGCAAAGGAACTGCGAGAAACTAAGGGAGGCCGAAACATTTTGGAGAATTTCAACTCTAG ggaaagaaaaattcagaaCATTGAGGCAGCTTTTGCAGCATCAAAGATCACACCTGTTCACTCAACCAATAAAAGCTTAAAACCTGTTGAGATTCTGCCACTGCTTCCTGACTTTGCTCG GTATGATGACTCATTTGTGGTTGCGTCGTTCGATAGTGCTCCTACTGCTGATTCAGAAATCTACAGCAAGTTGGACAAAACTGTTCGTGATTCTCATGAATCACAG GCAATCCTGAAAAGCTATATGGCAACAGGTTCAGATCCATCTAAGCCTGAGAAATTTTTGGCCTACATGGCTCCTTCACCAGATGAG CTGTCAAAGGATATAtatgatgaaaatgaagataCATCTTATTCATGGGTTCGGGAGTACCATTGGGAT GTACGGGGTGATGATGCAGATGACCCCACGACATATCTCGTTTCATTTAATAAAACAGATGCCCGATACTTG CCTCTTCCCACAAAGCTTCTTTTGAGGAAAAAGAGGGCGAAAGAAGGAAGATCCAGTGATGAGGTTGAACATTTTCCTGTGCCTTCAAAAGTGACTGTAAGGCAGAGACCAAATGTTGCTGCAATTGAACTGAAGGATGAAGAG GTCTACTCAAGTTCCAAGAGGGGCGTTTCGAGTTCAAAGAGGGGGGTAGATATGGAGGATGGCCTTGGGAGATCAtataagggtgtacaagaccaACACATGGATCAATCCAGTGGAGCTGAAGATGAAATGTCTGATTGA